One Coregonus clupeaformis isolate EN_2021a chromosome 33, ASM2061545v1, whole genome shotgun sequence DNA window includes the following coding sequences:
- the LOC121548692 gene encoding uncharacterized protein LOC121548692 isoform X1, with protein MASGTSMEDSPMEELADQGLGMEETGLRRPSLRETYHHDSLLAPDIDFMTDDRSSAASGIDVADRLTYLEQRMQMQDDEIQLLKMALADVLKRLNISEEHQVANAKKGPAEKARPVSLGLPSRTSMNSLASLKKSSTTSTLPSTSTARNYSPLPGASAKSGVKSSAGSVKENPCTSKTARPGPRPGPAGSTAAPGSKKADSKTKEPAASVGLRRVTHCKVTMQIYLSPQTKRTGSSEAAKSAPTVPNSRPTRTPTPPSDQRSPPDLGPDQGRDTQINSFLHPPPAEKHQSKYVFSSGHVQLQKPLQITKPLLPDLLLGNRVGYEDVEVAPNYRSRVRYCFNPHNG; from the exons ATGGCGTCTGGGACGTCGATGGAGGACAGTCCCATGGAGGAGTTGGCGGACCAGGGGTTAGGGATGGAGGAGACAGGACTGAGGAGGCCCTCTCTCAGGGAGACCTACCACCATGACTCCCTGCTGGCTCCAGACATAGACTTCATGACAG ATGACCGTAGCTCTGCGGCGAGCGGGATAGATGTGGCGGACCGCCTGACATACCTGGAGCAGCGGATGCAGATGCAGGATGATGAGATCCAGCTTCTGAAGATGGCCCTGGCAGACGTCCTCAAGAGACTCAACATCTCAGAGGAACACCAGGTCGCCAACGCCAAGAAAGGACCTGCTGAGAAag CTAGGCCTGTGTCTCTGGGCCTGCCTTCCAGAACATCAATGAACAGTCTTGCCTCTCTGAAGAAAAGCTCCACAACCTCTACACTACCATCTACCTCCACTGCACGGAACTACAGCCCCTTACCAGGAGCATCAGCCAAGAG TGGTGTGAAGAGTTCAGCAGGCAGTGTGAAGGAGAATCCATGTACCTCTAAGACGGCTCGGCCCGGCCCCCGACCTGGCCCCGCAGGCTCAACAGCGGCCCCCGGCAGTAAGAAAGCTGATAG CAAAACCAAGGAGCCTGCAGCCAGTGTAG GGTTGAGGCGTGTGACACACTGTAAAG TGACTATGCAGATCTATCTGAGCCCCCAAACAAAAAGGACTGGGTCTTCTGAAGCAGCCAAATCAGCCCCCACGGTCCCCAACTCCAGACCAACCagaacccccacccccccctcagACCAAAGGAGTCCCCCCGACCTTGGACCGGACCAAGGCAGAGACACGCAAATCAACTCCTTCCTTCACCCTCCCCCTGCAGAAAAGCACCAATCAAAATACGTATTCTCCTCTGGACACGTCCAATTACAAAAGCCCCTTCAGATCACCAAGCCATTACTTCCAGATCTGTTACTAGGCAATAGAGTAGGCTATGAGGATGTAGAAGTTGCTCCTAACTACAGGTCTAGGGTCAGATATTGTTTTAATCCTCATAATGGTTAG
- the LOC121548692 gene encoding echinoderm microtubule-associated protein-like 1 isoform X2, which yields MEEDIVCQTVEERRRRGSSGVEEGSRSMRNLYDNSSLHRVSNDDRSSAASGIDVADRLTYLEQRMQMQDDEIQLLKMALADVLKRLNISEEHQVANAKKGPAEKARPVSLGLPSRTSMNSLASLKKSSTTSTLPSTSTARNYSPLPGASAKSGVKSSAGSVKENPCTSKTARPGPRPGPAGSTAAPGSKKADSKTKEPAASVGLRRVTHCKVTMQIYLSPQTKRTGSSEAAKSAPTVPNSRPTRTPTPPSDQRSPPDLGPDQGRDTQINSFLHPPPAEKHQSKYVFSSGHVQLQKPLQITKPLLPDLLLGNRVGYEDVEVAPNYRSRVRYCFNPHNG from the exons ATGGAGGAAGATATTGTCTGTCAGAcagtggaagagaggaggagaagggggagttCTGGAGTGGAGGAAGGGTCACGCAGTATGAGGAATCTTTATGACAACTCCTCACTGCACAGGGTTTCCAACG ATGACCGTAGCTCTGCGGCGAGCGGGATAGATGTGGCGGACCGCCTGACATACCTGGAGCAGCGGATGCAGATGCAGGATGATGAGATCCAGCTTCTGAAGATGGCCCTGGCAGACGTCCTCAAGAGACTCAACATCTCAGAGGAACACCAGGTCGCCAACGCCAAGAAAGGACCTGCTGAGAAag CTAGGCCTGTGTCTCTGGGCCTGCCTTCCAGAACATCAATGAACAGTCTTGCCTCTCTGAAGAAAAGCTCCACAACCTCTACACTACCATCTACCTCCACTGCACGGAACTACAGCCCCTTACCAGGAGCATCAGCCAAGAG TGGTGTGAAGAGTTCAGCAGGCAGTGTGAAGGAGAATCCATGTACCTCTAAGACGGCTCGGCCCGGCCCCCGACCTGGCCCCGCAGGCTCAACAGCGGCCCCCGGCAGTAAGAAAGCTGATAG CAAAACCAAGGAGCCTGCAGCCAGTGTAG GGTTGAGGCGTGTGACACACTGTAAAG TGACTATGCAGATCTATCTGAGCCCCCAAACAAAAAGGACTGGGTCTTCTGAAGCAGCCAAATCAGCCCCCACGGTCCCCAACTCCAGACCAACCagaacccccacccccccctcagACCAAAGGAGTCCCCCCGACCTTGGACCGGACCAAGGCAGAGACACGCAAATCAACTCCTTCCTTCACCCTCCCCCTGCAGAAAAGCACCAATCAAAATACGTATTCTCCTCTGGACACGTCCAATTACAAAAGCCCCTTCAGATCACCAAGCCATTACTTCCAGATCTGTTACTAGGCAATAGAGTAGGCTATGAGGATGTAGAAGTTGCTCCTAACTACAGGTCTAGGGTCAGATATTGTTTTAATCCTCATAATGGTTAG
- the LOC121548692 gene encoding echinoderm microtubule-associated protein-like 1 isoform X5, translating to MASGTSMEDSPMEELADQGLGMEETGLRRPSLRETYHHDSLLAPDIDFMTDDRSSAASGIDVADRLTYLEQRMQMQDDEIQLLKMALADVLKRLNISEEHQVANAKKGPAEKARPVSLGLPSRTSMNSLASLKKSSTTSTLPSTSTARNYSPLPGASAKSGVKSSAGSVKENPCTSKTARPGPRPGPAGSTAAPGSKKADSKTKEPAASVGLRRVTHCKVTMQIYLSPQTKRTGSSEAAKSAPTVPNSRPTRTPTPPSDQRKTRKSTPSFTLPLQKSTNQNTYSPLDTSNYKSPFRSPSHYFQICY from the exons ATGGCGTCTGGGACGTCGATGGAGGACAGTCCCATGGAGGAGTTGGCGGACCAGGGGTTAGGGATGGAGGAGACAGGACTGAGGAGGCCCTCTCTCAGGGAGACCTACCACCATGACTCCCTGCTGGCTCCAGACATAGACTTCATGACAG ATGACCGTAGCTCTGCGGCGAGCGGGATAGATGTGGCGGACCGCCTGACATACCTGGAGCAGCGGATGCAGATGCAGGATGATGAGATCCAGCTTCTGAAGATGGCCCTGGCAGACGTCCTCAAGAGACTCAACATCTCAGAGGAACACCAGGTCGCCAACGCCAAGAAAGGACCTGCTGAGAAag CTAGGCCTGTGTCTCTGGGCCTGCCTTCCAGAACATCAATGAACAGTCTTGCCTCTCTGAAGAAAAGCTCCACAACCTCTACACTACCATCTACCTCCACTGCACGGAACTACAGCCCCTTACCAGGAGCATCAGCCAAGAG TGGTGTGAAGAGTTCAGCAGGCAGTGTGAAGGAGAATCCATGTACCTCTAAGACGGCTCGGCCCGGCCCCCGACCTGGCCCCGCAGGCTCAACAGCGGCCCCCGGCAGTAAGAAAGCTGATAG CAAAACCAAGGAGCCTGCAGCCAGTGTAG GGTTGAGGCGTGTGACACACTGTAAAG TGACTATGCAGATCTATCTGAGCCCCCAAACAAAAAGGACTGGGTCTTCTGAAGCAGCCAAATCAGCCCCCACGGTCCCCAACTCCAGACCAACCagaacccccacccccccctcagACCAAAGGA AGACACGCAAATCAACTCCTTCCTTCACCCTCCCCCTGCAGAAAAGCACCAATCAAAATACGTATTCTCCTCTGGACACGTCCAATTACAAAAGCCCCTTCAGATCACCAAGCCATTACTTCCAGATCTGTTACTAG
- the LOC121548692 gene encoding echinoderm microtubule-associated protein-like 1 isoform X3 encodes MASGTSMEDSPMEELADQGLGMEETGLRRPSLRETYHHDSLLAPDIDFMTDDRSSAASGIDVADRLTYLEQRMQMQDDEIQLLKMALADVLKRLNISEEHQVANAKKGPAEKARPVSLGLPSRTSMNSLASLKKSSTTSTLPSTSTARNYSPLPGASAKSGVKSSAGSVKENPCTSKTARPGPRPGPAGSTAAPGSKKADSKTKEPAASVGLRRVTHCKDLSEPPNKKDWVF; translated from the exons ATGGCGTCTGGGACGTCGATGGAGGACAGTCCCATGGAGGAGTTGGCGGACCAGGGGTTAGGGATGGAGGAGACAGGACTGAGGAGGCCCTCTCTCAGGGAGACCTACCACCATGACTCCCTGCTGGCTCCAGACATAGACTTCATGACAG ATGACCGTAGCTCTGCGGCGAGCGGGATAGATGTGGCGGACCGCCTGACATACCTGGAGCAGCGGATGCAGATGCAGGATGATGAGATCCAGCTTCTGAAGATGGCCCTGGCAGACGTCCTCAAGAGACTCAACATCTCAGAGGAACACCAGGTCGCCAACGCCAAGAAAGGACCTGCTGAGAAag CTAGGCCTGTGTCTCTGGGCCTGCCTTCCAGAACATCAATGAACAGTCTTGCCTCTCTGAAGAAAAGCTCCACAACCTCTACACTACCATCTACCTCCACTGCACGGAACTACAGCCCCTTACCAGGAGCATCAGCCAAGAG TGGTGTGAAGAGTTCAGCAGGCAGTGTGAAGGAGAATCCATGTACCTCTAAGACGGCTCGGCCCGGCCCCCGACCTGGCCCCGCAGGCTCAACAGCGGCCCCCGGCAGTAAGAAAGCTGATAG CAAAACCAAGGAGCCTGCAGCCAGTGTAG GGTTGAGGCGTGTGACACACTGTAAAG ATCTATCTGAGCCCCCAAACAAAAAGGACTGGGTCTTCTGA
- the LOC121548692 gene encoding echinoderm microtubule-associated protein-like 1 isoform X4: MASGTSMEDSPMEELADQGLGMEETGLRRPSLRETYHHDSLLAPDIDFMTDDRSSAASGIDVADRLTYLEQRMQMQDDEIQLLKMALADVLKRLNISEEHQVANAKKGPAEKARPVSLGLPSRTSMNSLASLKKSSTTSTLPSTSTARNYSPLPGASAKSGVKSSAGSVKENPCTSKTARPGPRPGPAGSTAAPGSKKADSKTKEPAASG; this comes from the exons ATGGCGTCTGGGACGTCGATGGAGGACAGTCCCATGGAGGAGTTGGCGGACCAGGGGTTAGGGATGGAGGAGACAGGACTGAGGAGGCCCTCTCTCAGGGAGACCTACCACCATGACTCCCTGCTGGCTCCAGACATAGACTTCATGACAG ATGACCGTAGCTCTGCGGCGAGCGGGATAGATGTGGCGGACCGCCTGACATACCTGGAGCAGCGGATGCAGATGCAGGATGATGAGATCCAGCTTCTGAAGATGGCCCTGGCAGACGTCCTCAAGAGACTCAACATCTCAGAGGAACACCAGGTCGCCAACGCCAAGAAAGGACCTGCTGAGAAag CTAGGCCTGTGTCTCTGGGCCTGCCTTCCAGAACATCAATGAACAGTCTTGCCTCTCTGAAGAAAAGCTCCACAACCTCTACACTACCATCTACCTCCACTGCACGGAACTACAGCCCCTTACCAGGAGCATCAGCCAAGAG TGGTGTGAAGAGTTCAGCAGGCAGTGTGAAGGAGAATCCATGTACCTCTAAGACGGCTCGGCCCGGCCCCCGACCTGGCCCCGCAGGCTCAACAGCGGCCCCCGGCAGTAAGAAAGCTGATAG CAAAACCAAGGAGCCTGCAGCCAGT GGTTGA
- the LOC121548680 gene encoding bromo adjacent homology domain-containing 1 protein, whose translation MTHAQNKGSLSQSRSTVTREHCPRRLHGETMGGAWPERTLRFGRTMKKGGTKRGRGGVKEMMDRREKTPERNRRRSRKSYPLRGRAGASEEEGLSCHVLLTRLEKDIREQEDTNERGNDSLTQPPVKPESRSKKLDKGKDKAKGKFLAKKMIPKTTSKSKTPSDEQGSPFPEPRKRRLASLNAEAVNSLLLERPSESQPAAKQARRQQDEPTSGESFLGTDPAKRGVAGGPNAPRASNKASALHKPEPCQSLRKAKKVPKKPAKPDRGQKKETGLMTLQMLHAPAPRRLAGLNAAALLKLTSTSATSKQRVKTTSTTATMDCKATSTASVDVKQKQPQQRLILKPCGRQPKHKGRQLIPEEVGCSACKKSNFEPKVEWESGGCTHRLTKPGYQSRSMLAYPLKPVVKEEHVEAELSPYYCCPPEGSVEYCHRLALFLGQQAYADSEERPLNSALTSVKRECLVTSPSMAHSHPHSHAALTLSPHPCLCTADPACFSSYYVHIAHPTHPGAPSANLSSRPLNFGSSTLCPGRVSGSKLLGPPVSHSSTLAHPAFCGSVSSTPCYSEACRVSGYTYRAMQPVNSRGCSFSTGCSGCTHSIKTEGYSSPQGDHSPSLLVSPAKPRLLTPLSDRSVPQARLKLAKECPQSSKPPNGSLSMGRTRLSQKQPAPTPSLSPAKQKRVSHRRATNGWLPVGVPTEKEVFIAGEDETALRQCYEGVQRDGEVIRVRDTVLLRAGPRKKSLPYVAKISALWEDPKSGELMMSLFWYYRPEHTQGGRDPSMHCENEIFASRHQDENSVACIEDRCYVLPLAQYCRFCALVKRRVDGVPPGTARVVPCPSDFDPPDHRQVPANIDPELVYLCRHVYDFRYGRILKNLQ comes from the exons ATGACCCACGCCCAGAACAAAGGTTCTCTTAGCCAGAGTCGCAGCACAGTGACGCGGGAACACTGCCCCCGAAGGCTACATGGTGAGACCATGGGCGGGGCCTGGCCTGAGCGCACGCTGCGATTCGGCAGGACCATGAAGAAGGGCGGGACGAAGCGAGGAAGGGGTGGGGTTAAAGAGATGATGGACAGGAGGGAGAAGACTCCGGAGCGGAATAGGAGGCGGAGCAGGAAATCTTATCCCTTACGAGGAAGGGCAGGGGCTTCGGAGGAGGAGGGACTTAGCTGTCACGTTTTGCTCACCCGACTGGAGAAGGACATCCGGGAGCAGGAGGACACCAATGAGAGGGGGAATGATTCGCTCACTCAACCACCCGTCAAACCTGAATCCCGGAGCAAGAAACTGGACAAAGGAAAAGACAAAGCCAAGGGGAAATTCCTGGCGAAGAAGATGATACCAAAAACTACATCTAAATCAAAAACCCCCAGTGATGAGCAGGGGTCGCCATTTCCAGAGCCGCGTAAACGACGACTAGCTTCTCTCAACGCTGAGGCTGTGAACAGTCTGCTGTTGGAGAGACCCAGCGAGAGCCAGCCTGCTGCTAAACAGGCCAGGAGACAGCAGGATGAGCCCACCAGCGGTGAGTCGTTCCTGGGGACAGATCCAGCCAAGCGCGGGGTGGCCGGAGGTCCTAATGCTCCAAGAGCCAGCAACAAGGCCTCCGCATTGCACAAGCCTGAACCGTGCCAAAGcctcaggaaggccaagaaggTCCCCAAGAAACCGGCCAaaccagacagaggacagaaGAAAGAGACAGGGTTGATGACTCTACAGATGCTACACGCCCCTGCTCCCCGACGGCTAGCTGGACTCAACGCTGCCGCGCTGCTAAAGTTAACGAGCACTTCGGCGACTAGCAAACAGCGAGTGAAAACGACATCAACGACTGCGACGATGGACTGCAAGGCTACGAGCACCGCATCAGTTGACGTGAAGCAGAAGCAACCGCAACAGCGACTGATTCTTAAACCGTGCGGCCGCCAGCCTAAGCACAAGGGAAGGCAGTTGATTCCAGAAGAGGTAGGCTGTTCTGCCTGCAAGAAGTCCAACTTTGAGCCCAAAGTAGAGTGGGAGTCTGGCGGTTGCACCCACCGGCTAACCAAACCAGGCTACCAGTCGCGCAGCATGCTAGCCTACCCGCTGAAGCCCGTCGTCAAAGAGGAGCATGTGGAGGCAGAGCTGAGCCCATACTACTGCTGCCCGCCAGAGGGCTCTGTGGAGTACTGCCACCGCCTAGCCTTGTTCCTGGGTCAGCAGGCCTACGCCGACTCCGAAGAACGACCTTTAAACTCTGCCCTGACCTCTGTAAAACGGGAGTGCCTGGTGACGTCACCCTCCATGGCCCACTCCCATCCCCACTCTCACGCAGCCCTGACCCTCAGCCCCCACCCCTGCCTCTGCACCGCCGACCCTGCCTGCTTCTCCAGCTACTACGTCCACATTGCCCATCCCACACACCCCGGAGCGCCGTCAGCCAACCTCAGCTCGCGACCTCTGAACTTTGGCTCCTCGACGCTATGTCCCGGCAGGGTGTCTGGCTCCAAGCTGCTGGGTCCTCCGGTGTCCCATTCCTCGACGCTGGCCCATCCTGCCTTCTGTGGCTCAGTGAGCAGCACGCCTTGCTACAGCGAGGCCTGCCGGGTCAGCGGCTACACCTACAGAGCCATGCAGCCGGTCAACAGCAGGGGGTGCTCTTTCTCCACAGGCTGCTCTGGGTGTACACACAGCATCAAGACAG agggtTACTCCTCCCCCCAGGGCGACCACAgcccctccctcctggtctctccc GCCAAGCCCCGTCTCCTCACCCCCCTGTCTGACCGCAGCGTGCCCCAGGCCAGGCTGAAGCTGGCCAAGGAGTGCCCTCAGAGCTCCAAGCCCCCTAACGGCTCTCTGTCCATGGGGAGAACCAGGCTGTCCCAGAAACAGCCAGCCCCGACACCCAGCCTGTCCCCCGCCAAGCAGAAGAGGGTCAGCCACCGACGGGCCACCAACGGGTGGCTGCCTGTAGGGGTGCCCACAGAGAAAGAAGTGTTCATTGCG gggGAGGACGAGACGGCCTTGCGACAGTGTTATGAAGGAGTACAGAGAGACGGCGAAGTGATACGTGTCCGAGACACAGTGCTGCTGCGCGCCGGTCCCCGGAAGAAGTCCCTGCCCTACGTCGCCAAGATATCAGCGCTATGGGAGGACCCCAaatctg GAGAGCTGATGATGAGCCTGTTCTGGTACTATCGACCTGAACACACACAGGGAGGCCGAGACCCCAGCATGCACTGTGAG AATGAGATTTTTGCCTCTCGGCATCAAGACGAGAACAGTGTGGCCTGCATCGAAGACCGATGCTATGTTCTCCCACTAGCACAGTACTGTCG ATTTTGTGCCTTGGTGAAGCGGCGTGTGGACGGTGTGCCCCCTGGCACTGCCAGAGTGGTCCCCTGCCCCTCAGACTTCGACCCCCCCGACCACCGCCAGGTGCCCGCCAACATAGACCCCGAACTGGTGTACCTCTGCCGCCACGTCTATGACTTCCGTTACGGACGCATCCTCAAGAACCTGCAGTAG